The Pseudonocardia sp. HH130630-07 DNA window TGGCGTCGTTCTGCACGTAGCGGTCGATCTCGTCGGCCACGTGCTCCGGCGTCCCGACGAACACCGCCCGGTCGAAGACGTGCTTGACCGTCTCCCGCAGCGACAGGCCCCGTTCCCGGGAGAGTTCGCGCCACGCGGCGGCGGTGGCGTGCGCGTCCTGGGTCAGCGGTGCCCGGCCCTCGATCCAGCGCGGCGCCTCCGGCGTGGGATCGACGTCGGGCAGCGGCCCGTCGGGGTCGTACGCCGACAGGTCGCGGTTCCACACCATCTCGGCGAGCACGATCGACGTCCACGGGTCGACCTGCTGGTCGTGGACGTGCGCGTGGCGTTCGCGGGCCTCGGCGTCGGTGTCGCCGAGCACGACGCCCGCGCTGGGCAGGATCCGGACCTCGTCGGGGTTCCGCCCGGCCCGGCGCACCCGGGCCTTGACGTCGTCGTAGAACGCGCGGGCCTCGTCGAAGCGCTGGTAGCGGGAGAAGATCGCGTCCGCGCTCGCGGCGGCGAAGTCGCGCCCGGCCGGAGACTCCCCCGCCTGCAGGACGACCGGGTGCCCCTGCGGGCTGCGCGGGGTGGTGAACCGCCCGGCGATGTCGAACTGGTTCCCGCGCACGGCGAAGTCGCCGACGTGCCCGTCCCGCAGGAACGTCCCGGTCCCCGGATCGGCCACGACGGCGCCGGAGCCCCAGGAGTCCCACAGCGCCCGGACCGCGGCCAGGGTCTCGCCCGCCCGTTCGTAGCGCTGGTGGTGGCCGAGGAACGCCCCGCGCCGGAAGTTCTCCCCGGTCGGGGCGTCGGAGCTGGTGACGACGTTCCAGGCGGCCCGGCCACCGGAGAGCAGGTCGAGCGTCGCGAACCTGCGGGCCAGCTCGTAGGGCTCGTTGAAGGTGGAGTTGATCGTCCCGGCCAGCCCGATGTGCCCGGTGACCGCGGCGAGCGCCGCCAGCACCGTGAAGGTGTCCGGGCGGCCGACGACGTCCTGGTCGAAGATCTCGCCGCCGCGGGTGCGCAGGCGCAGCCCCTCGGCGAGGAACAGCAGGTCGAGCTTGCCGCGCTCGGCCGTGCGGGCCCAGTGCTCGAAGGACTCCCGGGCGATGTGGCTGCCCGAGGCCGGGTCGCTCCACACGGTGTCGTGGTTGACGCCCGGGAAGTAGGCACCCAGGACGATCTGCTTGCGGTCGGTGCTCATGCGCTCGCTCCGGCGGGGGTCGGGACGGTGGTGGGGTCGGCGCCGGCCGCGTAGCGGCTCGCCGGGCGGGGCAGACCGAACCGGGCGCGCAGGGTCCGCTCGGCGTAGGCGGTGCGGAAGGCACCGCGGCGCTGCAGCTCGGGCACCAGCCCGTCGACGACGGCGTCGAGGTCGGTGGGCAGCACGGCGGGCCGCAGGCGGAAGCCGTCGAGCCCGGCCGCCCGCCAGTCGAGCAGGACGTCGGCGAGCCCGGCCGGGGTGGTCGCCAGGACGGCGGCGTCGCTGGACAGCGGGTCGCGGGCGTCGAGCCGGGCCAGCCGGTCCCGGGCGCCGGCCCCGGTGTCGGCGAGCACGACGACGACGTCGCCGAGGACGCGCAGCGGCGGTGCCGTGCGCCCGGCGGCGCGCTCCGCGGTGCGGACCTGGGCGACCACACGCGCCGCGTCGTCGGGGTCGTGCGGGGTGGTGAACACGACGTCGGCGGCCCGCGCCGCGAGCAGCGCCGGGCCGTAGCCGTGGGCGAGCGAGGCGACAAGCGGCTGCCCCTGCGGCGGGCGCGGGACGATCGACGGTCCGGCGACCCGGAAGTGGGCACCGGCGAAGTCGATCCGGTGCAGCTTCGCCCGGTCGACGAACCGGCCGGTGCGCGCGTCGCGGATCTCGGCGTCGTCCTCCCAGGAGTCCCACAGCCTGCGGACGACCTCGACCGCGTCGGCGGCCTCGTCGGACAGCTCGGCGACCAGCGCCCGCCCGGCCGGGGTGTCCAGTTCCGCCCGCGACACCCCGTCGATCACCCGGCGGCCGACGTGCGCGGCCTCGTCGGCACGCACCGAGGTCTGCACCCGCCACCCGGCGCGGCCGTGCGACTCGTGGTCCAGCGTGGACAGCGCAGACGCGACGTGGAACGGCTCGGTGTGCGTGGTCGTGACCGTCGGCACGAGACCGACGGCCGACGTCAGCGGGGCCAGGAACGCCGCGACCAGCGAGGCGTCCAGCCTGCCCTGGACCCGGTCGGTGCGGCGCTCGGGCCCGGCGAGGTGGTCGCCGGACTGCAGGCCGAACCCGTCCTCGATCGTGAGCAGGTCGAGCAGGCCGCGCTCCGCGGTGCGGGCCAGGTCCGCCCAGTAGCGGGCGGTGAACAGCTCGGCGGGCCGGGCACCCGGCTCGCGCCAGGCCGCGGGGTGCCAGCCGGCACCGTCCAGCGCCACCGCGAGGTGCAGCGGGCGCGCGAGATCGTCCGATGTGGACATGTAGCCGTCGCTTCCTTCACGCGGGTCGCGTGACGTGGCGGAGGGACGCGCGCCGCCGGACGCCGGTCGCGCGGGGACGCGGCCGGGACGGGCCGCGGGAAGGGGGCGTCAGCCCGGACAGGCGGCGCTGGCGACGCGCAGCAGGTCCACGTGCCGCCGGTAGCGCGGGTGGTGCGCCGCGCCCGCCCGCTCCGCCGTGGCCCGCATGATCCCTCCATCGCATCCCGGCGGGAGCACCCGCACCCGCGGTGGCGGGGGGTTGCTGCGGCGTCGTGGAGCCGGGTCTCTTGGCCGCTCGGAGATGGTGTGCTCCCCGACTGTAGGGAGCCGGGACCGGGTCGTGTCAACCCGCACGGACCGGGAGTGACCGGCACCGCTGTACCTGTCCCGAACTGCGGAAACACCCCGGCACGGCGGGCCGCGGTGTCCGGACACCCTCCCCTCCCGTACCTCGCCACTCATGGAGCTCCGGCCCGGTGACACGAGGCCGAAGCTCCATGAGTGGGAAGCGGAGGAGGGGGCAGGCGCGTCACACCGCGCGTGGGGTGCTCACCGTCAGGCTGCCGAGCAGGCGGAGGTTCTCGGCGGTCGGCGAGCCGGGTTCGGCGTGGTAGACCATCAGCTGCTGCCCGGGGGCCGACCGCACGTCGAACGCCTGCATCTGCAGGTCGAGCTCCCCGACGTCCGGATGCAGGACGAGCTTGCGCTCGGCGAGCTTGCCCTCGACGTCGTGCCGGCTCCACAGCTCGGCGAACTCGCCGCTGCGCTCCAGGAGCCGGTCGAGGACGGCGCGGGTCCGGGGACAGCCCGGTCGTTCGCCGTGCAGCAGCCGGAACCCGGCGACCGAGGACCGCGCCACGTGCGGCCAGTCGCGGTAGAAGACCCGCGCGTCGGGGTCCAGGAACACCTTCTCCATCAGGTTCCTGGTGTCGCCGAACACGGCACGGCCCAGGTGGTTGGCCGCGAGCACGTCGTAGGCACGCCCGAGGACGAGGGCCGGCGAGGCGTCCCAGGCCTCCATCATCGCCAGGAGCTCCCCGTCGACGTGCTCCGGCGTCGCCGGAGCGGCGTCGCGCGGGAGCAGGCCGGCCAGGCGGGACAGGTGCAGCCGTGCGTCGTCGCCGAGCTGCAGCACACCGGCCAGCGCGTCGACCACCGGCGCCGACGGGCTGCGCTCGCGCCCCTGCTCCAGGCGGACGTAGTAGTCGGCGCTCACCCCGGCGAGCATGGCCACCTCCTCGCGCCGCAGGCCGGCCACCCGTCGCCGGCCGGTGTCCGGCAGCCCGACGTCCGCCGGGCCGACCTGGGACCGCCGGACCCGCAGGTACTCACCGAACTCGCTGGTCGCCACGTGCTGCATCGTACGGCTCGGGGCCCCGCCGGCAGCCGTCCTCGCGCCGCCGGCGGGCGGAGCCGTCACCGGCGCGGCAGCGCGGCGAGCAGGGCCGCGGTCTCGCCGAGGTCGAGGTGCCCGACGGCGGTCTGGTCGCGCACGATCCGCCACCGGCCGTCGGCACCCGCCCGCCAGACCTGGCTGCTGAACGCGCGCATCCCGGTGCGGCTCCCGTCGGCGTGGGTCAGTCTCGCGATGAAGACGAGACGGCTCGCCGCCAGCGACCCGGAGACCAGCACCGACGGCGCCTCCTCGACGGCGTGCTCCGCGCGGCGCAGCGCCGTGAACACCGGGCCGAAGACCCGGCCGAACTCGTGGGCGCTACGCAGGACCCGCCGCTGGGGGTCGGCGTCGTCGAACAGGATGACGTCGTCACCGTCGGTGTCGTACAGGTCGGAGAACACGGCGTCGAAGTCGAACACGGGGTCGCCCTCCTCGCGGTCCCACCGGAAGATCCACTCGCGGTGCAGGCGCGCGACGGTCGCCATCGCGTCCCCACCGTCGTCGGCCACACCGGTCCCGTCCGTGAACGTCATGGAACCGCCCGTTCAGCGCTGGTGGACGGGGCGGACGACGATCTCGTTGACGTCGACGGCGGGATCGGCGCCCACGGCGTAGGCGACGGCGTCGCCGATCGCCTCCGGCGGGATCGCGTGCCTGCGGTACTCCACCATCCCCGCGCGGGCGTCCGGGTCGGTAATGGTGCTCGCGAGCTCGCTCTCCACCACACCGGGGCAGATGGTGGTGACGCGCACCTCCGGCGGCGACTCCAGACGCAGTCCCTCGGTGATGGCCCGGGCGGCGTACTTGGTGCCGCAGTAGACGGCGGCGGCCGGGACGACCTCGTGCGCACCGGTCGACGCGGTGGTCACGAAGTGCCCCCGGCCCTGTCGGGCGAACACCGGCTGGGCCGCGGCGATGCAGTGCAGCAGGCCGCGGACGTTGACGTCGATCGTCCGGTCCCACTCCTCGACGAGGCCGGCGTCGAGCCGGGACAGCGGCATGACACCGGCGTTGGCGACGACGACGTCGAGCCGCCCGTGCACGGCCACGACGTCCTCGACCAGCGCGCGGACCGCGTCCCGGTCGACGACGTCCAGGGCCCGCGGCTCGACGTGCTCGACCTCGGCGGCGAGTGCCTCCAGCCGGTCGGTCCGGCGGGCGGCGGCGATCACGTGGTGACCGTCGCGGGCGAGACGGGCCG harbors:
- a CDS encoding NtaA/DmoA family FMN-dependent monooxygenase (This protein belongs to a clade of FMN-dependent monooxygenases, within a broader family of flavin-dependent oxidoreductases, the luciferase-like monooxygenase (LMM) family, some of whose members use coenzyme F420 rather than FMN.), with the protein product MSTDRKQIVLGAYFPGVNHDTVWSDPASGSHIARESFEHWARTAERGKLDLLFLAEGLRLRTRGGEIFDQDVVGRPDTFTVLAALAAVTGHIGLAGTINSTFNEPYELARRFATLDLLSGGRAAWNVVTSSDAPTGENFRRGAFLGHHQRYERAGETLAAVRALWDSWGSGAVVADPGTGTFLRDGHVGDFAVRGNQFDIAGRFTTPRSPQGHPVVLQAGESPAGRDFAAASADAIFSRYQRFDEARAFYDDVKARVRRAGRNPDEVRILPSAGVVLGDTDAEARERHAHVHDQQVDPWTSIVLAEMVWNRDLSAYDPDGPLPDVDPTPEAPRWIEGRAPLTQDAHATAAAWRELSRERGLSLRETVKHVFDRAVFVGTPEHVADEIDRYVQNDASDGFILGSHVSPSGLDEVEDRVVPILQERGVFRREYGGGTLRENLGLAPPSRFGERGPAAVAS
- a CDS encoding helix-turn-helix transcriptional regulator — protein: MATSEFGEYLRVRRSQVGPADVGLPDTGRRRVAGLRREEVAMLAGVSADYYVRLEQGRERSPSAPVVDALAGVLQLGDDARLHLSRLAGLLPRDAAPATPEHVDGELLAMMEAWDASPALVLGRAYDVLAANHLGRAVFGDTRNLMEKVFLDPDARVFYRDWPHVARSSVAGFRLLHGERPGCPRTRAVLDRLLERSGEFAELWSRHDVEGKLAERKLVLHPDVGELDLQMQAFDVRSAPGQQLMVYHAEPGSPTAENLRLLGSLTVSTPRAV
- a CDS encoding SDR family oxidoreductase, with product MNSRPIALVTGASSGIGRAVAARLARDGHHVIAAARRTDRLEALAAEVEHVEPRALDVVDRDAVRALVEDVVAVHGRLDVVVANAGVMPLSRLDAGLVEEWDRTIDVNVRGLLHCIAAAQPVFARQGRGHFVTTASTGAHEVVPAAAVYCGTKYAARAITEGLRLESPPEVRVTTICPGVVESELASTITDPDARAGMVEYRRHAIPPEAIGDAVAYAVGADPAVDVNEIVVRPVHQR
- a CDS encoding putative leader peptide, which translates into the protein MRATAERAGAAHHPRYRRHVDLLRVASAACPG
- a CDS encoding LLM class flavin-dependent oxidoreductase yields the protein MSTSDDLARPLHLAVALDGAGWHPAAWREPGARPAELFTARYWADLARTAERGLLDLLTIEDGFGLQSGDHLAGPERRTDRVQGRLDASLVAAFLAPLTSAVGLVPTVTTTHTEPFHVASALSTLDHESHGRAGWRVQTSVRADEAAHVGRRVIDGVSRAELDTPAGRALVAELSDEAADAVEVVRRLWDSWEDDAEIRDARTGRFVDRAKLHRIDFAGAHFRVAGPSIVPRPPQGQPLVASLAHGYGPALLAARAADVVFTTPHDPDDAARVVAQVRTAERAAGRTAPPLRVLGDVVVVLADTGAGARDRLARLDARDPLSSDAAVLATTPAGLADVLLDWRAAGLDGFRLRPAVLPTDLDAVVDGLVPELQRRGAFRTAYAERTLRARFGLPRPASRYAAGADPTTVPTPAGASA